From Myxococcus xanthus, a single genomic window includes:
- a CDS encoding HAD family hydrolase → MAQVKAVLLDLGNVLVFHDNTLLFSRLGARAGLEAAEVARRLTGAGWTDANRGVLGAEGIRQDVCRALDVDLPMAEFAPLWSSHFTLHDAVLPRIESLVGRVRLGLVSNTNALHVAYLRPLLPVLQRFDSVVMSCEVGHVKPEPDIFRLALTGVGCAPEEAVFFDDLAEFVQAAEAVGIQGRLFTTADAFDAQLKALGL, encoded by the coding sequence ATGGCGCAGGTGAAGGCAGTGCTGCTGGACCTGGGCAACGTCCTCGTCTTCCACGACAACACCCTGCTCTTCTCCCGGCTGGGCGCCCGCGCGGGCCTGGAGGCCGCGGAGGTGGCCCGGCGGCTGACGGGCGCGGGGTGGACGGACGCCAACCGGGGCGTGCTGGGCGCGGAGGGCATCCGCCAGGACGTGTGTCGCGCGCTGGACGTGGACCTGCCCATGGCGGAGTTCGCCCCGCTGTGGAGCAGCCACTTCACGCTGCATGATGCCGTGCTGCCGCGCATCGAGTCGCTGGTGGGCCGGGTGCGCCTGGGGCTGGTGTCCAACACCAACGCGCTGCACGTCGCCTACCTGCGTCCGCTGCTGCCGGTGCTCCAGCGCTTCGACAGCGTGGTGATGAGCTGCGAGGTGGGCCACGTGAAGCCGGAGCCGGACATCTTCCGGCTCGCGCTGACGGGCGTGGGCTGCGCCCCGGAGGAGGCCGTCTTCTTCGACGACCTGGCCGAGTTCGTCCAGGCCGCCGAGGCTGTGGGGATTCAAGGCCGGCTCTTCACCACCGCTGACGCCTTCGACGCGCAGCTCAAGGCACTGGGTCTATGA
- a CDS encoding glutathione S-transferase family protein, with the protein MPQLTLVVGSKNYSSWSLRPYLALAHTGQPFQEVVIPLAVPDTEDRIARYSPSKRVPVLQHGDLTIWDSLAICEYLAEAFPQAQLWPQDMAARAVARAVTAEMHSGFGALRQHMNMNLRARSPGKGRAPGVAEDIARVQALWNDCRGRFGQGGPFLFGRFSIADAFYAPVVTRFVTYDVALDAVSAAYRDAVLALPALQKWTEEGRSEPSIPKYD; encoded by the coding sequence ATGCCCCAGCTCACACTTGTCGTCGGTTCGAAGAACTACTCATCCTGGTCCCTGCGGCCCTACCTCGCGCTGGCCCACACGGGACAGCCCTTCCAGGAGGTGGTGATTCCGCTGGCTGTTCCGGACACAGAGGACCGGATTGCCCGGTACTCCCCCAGCAAGCGCGTGCCGGTGCTCCAGCACGGCGACCTGACCATCTGGGACTCGCTGGCCATTTGCGAGTACCTGGCGGAGGCCTTCCCCCAGGCCCAGCTATGGCCCCAGGACATGGCGGCTCGCGCGGTGGCCCGCGCCGTCACCGCGGAGATGCACTCCGGCTTCGGCGCGCTCCGGCAGCACATGAACATGAACCTGCGCGCGCGCAGCCCGGGCAAGGGCCGTGCGCCCGGCGTGGCGGAGGACATCGCCCGCGTCCAGGCCCTCTGGAATGACTGTCGCGGGCGCTTCGGCCAGGGCGGGCCCTTCCTCTTCGGCCGCTTCTCCATCGCGGACGCCTTCTACGCGCCCGTCGTCACCCGCTTCGTCACCTATGACGTGGCGCTGGACGCGGTGAGCGCGGCCTACCGCGACGCGGTGCTCGCGCTGCCCGCGCTCCAGAAGTGGACCGAGGAAGGGCGGAGCGAGCCCAGCATCCCGAAGTACGACTGA
- a CDS encoding methyl-accepting chemotaxis protein yields MALSLPGTKSLRGRLTLYATLLSVVPLLTLTWLQARSARQVMEEQIHASLLSEAEGVKDLLESTLAEREASARGWAEDPAVRAALRGDVSPADAMLGVLQSRYLTLNGIVVFDDTGRAISANTPALRDEYLRRQDEVRRSPWFAEAQQGRTSSEGITEEHPIFTGHVLSLAFPVLDPVSKHRLGVLLAAFDWAHVDQLVQPALARAHQRALKSFAITLQRPDGTPLYDSRGANAQGNDALLAVTAVNGTDVRDVADGWHFVARVDPAEAYAPVVRVNRVALLMALGFIVLAVGGAWLLSHRISGPVLALRAAVTRLVSEGDLTQTLDVKAGNDEVGELAGAFGLLVFQLRETAQSLHTGTRVLSETVAELQTASTQQERNVARQAAALQQTQVTAQEIKQTSMLASEKAEDVLNRASVAEEVGRAGEGAIRDSLGGFSEILSQAEQMTERIAQLNERTQQIGGITQTVKDLADQSNMLALNAAIESVRSGEHGKGFGVVAREIRSLADQSIQATDRVREILGDLSSAILSTAKMTEQSYTHMESGLEQVRGTGERLKELAAIIQDNATAVRQIAGAVSQQNAGIAQIFSAVTDLSSMMNDTQESLAATTRAAKLLQDVSEQMQDVARAYRI; encoded by the coding sequence ATGGCCCTTTCTCTTCCTGGAACCAAGTCCCTTCGTGGACGCCTCACGCTCTACGCGACGCTGCTGTCGGTCGTCCCGCTGCTGACGCTGACCTGGCTCCAGGCCCGCAGCGCGCGGCAGGTGATGGAAGAGCAGATTCACGCGTCGCTGCTGAGCGAGGCCGAAGGCGTGAAGGACCTGCTGGAGTCGACGCTGGCCGAACGGGAGGCGAGCGCCCGCGGCTGGGCCGAGGACCCCGCGGTCCGCGCCGCGCTGCGAGGTGACGTGTCGCCCGCCGACGCCATGCTCGGCGTGCTCCAGAGCCGCTACCTCACCCTCAACGGCATCGTCGTCTTCGACGACACCGGCCGCGCCATCTCCGCCAACACCCCTGCCCTGCGCGACGAATACCTGCGCCGGCAGGACGAGGTGCGGCGCAGCCCCTGGTTCGCGGAGGCCCAGCAGGGGCGCACCAGCAGCGAGGGCATCACCGAGGAGCACCCCATCTTCACCGGCCACGTGCTGTCGCTGGCCTTCCCGGTGCTGGACCCGGTCTCCAAGCACCGGCTGGGCGTGCTGCTGGCCGCCTTCGACTGGGCGCACGTGGACCAGTTGGTGCAGCCGGCGCTGGCCCGTGCCCATCAGCGCGCCCTGAAGAGCTTCGCGATTACCCTCCAGCGGCCAGACGGCACGCCGCTGTACGACTCGCGCGGCGCGAACGCCCAGGGCAATGACGCGCTGCTGGCCGTCACGGCCGTCAACGGCACGGACGTGCGCGACGTGGCCGACGGCTGGCACTTCGTGGCGCGCGTGGACCCGGCGGAGGCCTACGCCCCGGTGGTGCGCGTGAACCGGGTGGCGCTGCTGATGGCACTAGGCTTCATCGTGCTGGCCGTCGGGGGCGCGTGGCTGCTGTCGCACCGCATCTCCGGTCCCGTGCTGGCCCTGCGCGCGGCGGTGACGCGGCTGGTGAGCGAGGGCGACCTCACGCAGACGCTGGACGTGAAGGCCGGCAACGACGAGGTGGGCGAGCTGGCCGGCGCCTTCGGCCTGCTGGTGTTCCAGCTGCGGGAGACGGCGCAGAGCCTGCACACCGGCACGCGCGTGCTCAGTGAGACGGTGGCGGAGCTGCAGACGGCGTCGACGCAGCAGGAGCGCAACGTGGCCCGTCAGGCCGCGGCCCTCCAGCAGACGCAGGTGACGGCGCAGGAAATCAAGCAGACGTCGATGCTGGCCTCGGAGAAGGCGGAGGACGTGCTCAATCGCGCCTCCGTGGCCGAAGAGGTGGGACGCGCGGGCGAAGGGGCCATCCGGGACAGCCTGGGCGGCTTCTCCGAAATCCTGTCCCAGGCCGAGCAGATGACGGAGCGCATCGCCCAGCTCAACGAGCGCACGCAGCAGATTGGCGGAATCACCCAGACCGTGAAGGACCTGGCGGACCAGTCCAACATGTTGGCGCTCAACGCCGCCATCGAGTCCGTCCGCTCCGGCGAGCACGGCAAGGGCTTTGGCGTCGTGGCGCGCGAGATTCGCAGCCTGGCGGACCAGTCCATCCAGGCCACGGACCGGGTCCGCGAAATCCTGGGCGATTTGAGCAGCGCCATCCTCTCCACCGCGAAGATGACGGAGCAGAGCTACACGCATATGGAGAGCGGCCTGGAGCAGGTGCGCGGCACCGGCGAGCGACTGAAGGAGCTGGCCGCCATCATCCAGGACAACGCCACCGCGGTGCGGCAGATTGCCGGCGCGGTGAGTCAGCAGAACGCGGGCATCGCCCAGATTTTCAGCGCGGTCACGGACCTGTCCTCCATGATGAACGACACCCAGGAGAGCCTGGCGGCCACCACCCGGGCGGCGAAGCTGCTCCAGGATGTGTCCGAGCAGATGCAGGACGTGGCCCGCGCTTATCGCATTTGA
- a CDS encoding glycosyltransferase family 2 protein yields MKLGGYVLHRNNRDTLEPCLRGLLALCDDVVALDSGATDGSAELVRSLGARSVPHAWRGYGAAREAAVNALAPCNYVFFLDSDELLGPEAVETLRAWKTSSPTEAVYRLPRRDWAELGTHRFRYRTQWRARLVRRDKAVWRPEQIVHEALPKLAGGRVRAFIEHRFATSVEYRAQKEDRYALLWALRAHAEQRGLKPVGVQRLASWARDCLLKGALWRGGAEASRLAWAVAGYHATKYAYLRELRQGRYPELVRLYAEGRYDALFARVRDGALS; encoded by the coding sequence ATGAAGCTGGGCGGCTACGTCCTCCACCGGAACAACCGGGACACGTTGGAGCCGTGCCTGCGCGGGCTGCTGGCGCTCTGCGATGACGTGGTGGCGCTGGACTCCGGGGCCACGGATGGCTCGGCGGAGCTGGTGCGTTCGCTGGGCGCGCGCTCCGTGCCCCATGCGTGGCGAGGCTACGGCGCCGCGCGCGAGGCCGCGGTGAACGCCCTGGCGCCCTGTAACTACGTCTTCTTCCTCGACTCGGACGAGCTGCTGGGCCCCGAGGCGGTGGAGACACTGCGCGCGTGGAAGACCTCATCGCCCACGGAGGCCGTGTACCGGCTGCCCCGCCGCGACTGGGCTGAGCTGGGGACGCACCGCTTCCGCTACCGCACGCAGTGGCGGGCGCGGCTGGTGCGCCGGGACAAGGCCGTGTGGCGGCCGGAGCAGATTGTCCACGAGGCCCTGCCGAAGCTGGCGGGCGGACGCGTCCGCGCCTTCATCGAGCACCGCTTCGCCACGTCGGTGGAGTACCGCGCGCAGAAGGAGGACCGCTATGCCTTGCTGTGGGCCCTGCGCGCCCATGCCGAGCAGCGCGGCCTCAAGCCCGTGGGCGTGCAGCGCCTGGCGTCCTGGGCGCGCGACTGTCTGCTGAAGGGCGCGCTGTGGCGCGGCGGCGCGGAGGCCTCCCGCCTGGCATGGGCGGTGGCGGGTTACCACGCCACGAAGTACGCGTACCTGCGCGAGCTGCGCCAGGGCCGCTACCCGGAGCTGGTGCGGCTCTACGCGGAAGGCCGCTACGACGCGCTGTTCGCGCGCGTGCGCGACGGCGCGCTGAGCTGA
- a CDS encoding serine/threonine-protein kinase, which produces MAPSKPNDIPLGTVLRETYEIAGVLGRGGMGTVFLANHLRLRGRQVAIKVLRHDAGMGAEAFVRFRREAEIASKLGHPNIVEVLDFDSLEDGSPYMVMECLRGMPLSRRLRKGPMTLEEVFSCARQMGSALQAAHRAGIVHRDLKPGNVFLVPTEVGGVMMEHVKLLDFGISKVIDSQSVHTQGGILLGTPQYMAPEQATGKNGEVDPRTDIFAFGCLVYEMLARRLPFRDNGNLPELIYRIVYDPPEPLEALVPDLPDHVIAAVEKSLEKRPEDRFPDVASFIFALTGRALQTMGEVPMLTPLSTPRLAVELAPESKPETVPGRRSGRGTEDEDVDVNPPDANPPFRESETVSLAAPAPAVAPSHDAATIAEAMPLPEMEAPPPRPVVAPADVVPAPIARSPVGRPPSAAPPGPSARKPTPRDGAVAGAQVPDEGVSASRGPEKPLAPAPLPRGADAAPPVRPPAGGAQAGAASPKVVPAPIARAPVAGGPSAPVAARNGPPSPGEGAVGSTVLLRSKAGVAQSASPGVLAAQPKRKLTPLTVAMMVALVAAVAFAVWPRPDPRVEASGKHAVPAAGAE; this is translated from the coding sequence ATGGCTCCCTCCAAACCCAATGACATTCCCCTCGGCACGGTGCTGAGGGAGACCTATGAGATTGCAGGCGTCCTCGGCCGAGGTGGCATGGGGACCGTCTTCCTGGCCAACCACCTGCGGCTGCGCGGACGGCAGGTGGCCATCAAGGTGCTGCGCCACGACGCGGGCATGGGGGCCGAGGCCTTCGTGCGCTTCCGGCGCGAGGCGGAGATTGCCTCGAAGCTGGGGCACCCCAACATCGTCGAGGTGCTCGACTTCGACAGCCTCGAGGATGGCTCGCCCTACATGGTGATGGAGTGCCTGCGCGGCATGCCGCTGTCGCGCAGGCTGCGCAAGGGCCCAATGACGCTGGAGGAGGTGTTCTCCTGCGCGCGGCAGATGGGCTCGGCGCTCCAGGCCGCGCACCGCGCGGGCATCGTCCACCGCGACCTCAAGCCGGGCAACGTGTTCCTCGTGCCCACCGAGGTGGGCGGCGTGATGATGGAGCACGTGAAGTTGCTCGACTTCGGCATCTCCAAGGTCATCGACTCGCAGAGCGTGCACACACAGGGCGGCATCCTCCTGGGCACGCCGCAGTACATGGCGCCCGAGCAGGCCACCGGGAAGAACGGCGAGGTGGACCCGCGCACGGACATCTTCGCCTTCGGGTGCCTCGTCTACGAGATGCTGGCGCGCCGGCTTCCGTTCCGGGACAACGGCAACCTTCCGGAGCTCATCTACCGCATCGTCTATGATCCGCCGGAGCCCCTGGAGGCGCTGGTGCCGGACCTGCCGGACCACGTCATCGCGGCGGTGGAGAAGTCGCTGGAGAAGCGCCCGGAGGACCGCTTCCCGGACGTGGCCAGCTTCATCTTCGCGCTGACGGGACGCGCGCTCCAGACGATGGGCGAGGTGCCGATGCTCACGCCGCTGAGCACGCCGAGGCTCGCGGTGGAGCTGGCTCCGGAGTCGAAGCCGGAGACGGTGCCCGGCAGGCGCTCGGGACGCGGCACGGAGGACGAAGACGTCGACGTGAATCCTCCGGACGCGAACCCGCCCTTCCGGGAGTCGGAGACGGTCAGCCTGGCCGCGCCGGCGCCCGCGGTGGCCCCATCCCACGACGCCGCGACCATCGCCGAGGCGATGCCCTTGCCGGAGATGGAGGCGCCCCCGCCTCGGCCCGTCGTCGCGCCCGCGGACGTCGTGCCCGCGCCCATCGCCCGTTCGCCCGTGGGGAGGCCGCCCTCCGCGGCGCCTCCAGGGCCGAGCGCCCGGAAACCGACGCCTCGGGACGGGGCTGTGGCTGGGGCCCAGGTGCCAGACGAAGGCGTGTCGGCGTCTCGGGGGCCCGAGAAACCCCTCGCGCCTGCTCCGTTGCCGCGCGGCGCTGACGCTGCTCCACCCGTACGTCCGCCAGCAGGGGGCGCGCAGGCCGGTGCCGCGTCACCGAAGGTGGTCCCCGCGCCCATCGCGCGGGCGCCCGTGGCAGGCGGCCCCTCCGCGCCGGTCGCTGCCCGGAATGGGCCGCCCTCGCCAGGCGAGGGCGCGGTGGGGTCGACCGTGTTGCTGCGCTCGAAGGCGGGCGTGGCCCAGTCCGCCTCGCCAGGCGTGCTCGCAGCGCAGCCGAAGCGGAAGCTGACTCCGCTCACGGTGGCGATGATGGTGGCGCTCGTCGCCGCCGTGGCCTTCGCCGTGTGGCCACGGCCGGATCCACGCGTGGAGGCGTCCGGAAAGCACGCCGTGCCCGCTGCTGGCGCGGAGTAG
- a CDS encoding adenylate/guanylate cyclase domain-containing protein has protein sequence MVVEAPEPGKLSAILFTGIEGPDGLSWRDESLQNDMRDEHALLVRELLPRHGGREVKRLEDGFLLEFEGGPSAVDFGLELQRVLDARNGDVSAERRVILRVGVHLGMVVHRDGDVFGEGVNLAARIEALARPGTLYVSETVARQVEGRLASPPVRLGRGEMKNIRLPVAVYRIDPPEHRRRMPLLSRMRSFWGRRSAAN, from the coding sequence ATGGTGGTGGAGGCTCCAGAACCCGGGAAACTATCGGCGATTCTCTTCACGGGCATTGAAGGCCCTGATGGGCTCTCATGGCGTGACGAATCGCTCCAGAACGACATGCGGGATGAGCATGCGCTGCTCGTCCGTGAGTTGTTGCCGCGCCATGGAGGGCGTGAGGTGAAGCGGCTGGAGGATGGCTTCCTCCTGGAGTTCGAAGGCGGCCCCTCGGCGGTGGACTTCGGTCTGGAATTGCAGCGCGTCCTGGACGCCCGCAACGGAGACGTGTCCGCCGAGCGCCGGGTCATCTTGCGCGTGGGTGTCCACCTGGGCATGGTGGTCCACCGAGACGGTGATGTGTTTGGAGAAGGCGTCAACCTGGCCGCGCGCATCGAGGCGCTGGCCCGTCCCGGCACGCTCTATGTCAGCGAGACGGTGGCGCGTCAGGTGGAAGGCCGCCTGGCTTCACCGCCGGTTCGCCTGGGCCGTGGTGAGATGAAGAACATCCGGTTGCCCGTGGCCGTCTACCGCATCGACCCGCCCGAGCACCGCCGCCGGATGCCGCTGCTGTCGCGCATGCGTTCCTTCTGGGGGCGCCGGAGCGCGGCGAACTGA